One Thunnus maccoyii chromosome 14, fThuMac1.1, whole genome shotgun sequence genomic window carries:
- the LOC121911236 gene encoding proton channel OTOP3-like isoform X2 — protein sequence MLILSADLLLWLNAVTEDSIHEEIELEREDSNTSLSKADMFDLATIGQLALSYFSLVAALAVGTQGPLGELDLSYSLLSLMELILQNIFIIKGLHRHPKLLAKKERSSIFKPKKKVIVPVEDKGKTDISVLDASAPPVVQAHAEKKSWTKRVIEEICAFLILSNTMVMSCLSADLKRNICIFKNVCNTSTFPPLPAVGHPCVWSPPSV from the exons ATGTTGATCCTCTCTGCTGAcctgctgctgtggctgaatGCGGTAACAGAGGACTCCATCCATGAGGAGATCGAGTTAGAAAGAGAAGACAGCAACACAAGCTTATCTAAAGCAGACATGTTTGATTTAGCAA CCATAGGCCAGCTCGCCCTCTCCTACTTCTCTCTGGTGGCAGCCCTAGCTGTGGGGACCCAAGGGCCTCTGGGGGAGTTAGACCTGTCCTACTCCCTCCTCAGCCTCATGGAGCTCATCctgcagaacatcttcatcattaAAGGCCTCCACAGGCACCCAAAGCTCCTTGCCAAGAAGGAGCGGAGCAGCATATTCAAG CCAAAGAAAAAGGTCATTGTGCCAGTAGAAGATAAGGGGAAGACTGATATTTCAGTGCTGGATGCATCAGCACCCCCTGTTGTTCAAGCGCATGCTGAGAAAAAGTCCTGGACCAAAAGAGTGATAGAAGAAATCTGTGCTTTCCTCATCCTATCTAATACCATGGTAATGTCATGCTTATCAgctgatttaaaaagaaacatttgcattttcaaaaatgtctgtAACACATCGACGTTCCCTCCTCTTCCAGCTGTGGGTCATCCCTGCGTTTGGAGTCCACCCTCAGTTTGA
- the LOC121911236 gene encoding proton channel OTOP3-like isoform X3 encodes MLILSADLLLWLNAVTEDSIHEEIELEREDSNTSLSKADMFDLANVLLLVAAAIGQLALSYFSLVAALAVGTQGPLGELDLSYSLLSLMELILQNIFIIKGLHRHPKLLAKKERSSIFKPKKKVIVPVEDKGKTDISVLDASAPPVVQAHAEKKSWTKRVIEEICAFLILSNTMLWVIPAFGVHPQFENGVGKQFSLTI; translated from the exons ATGTTGATCCTCTCTGCTGAcctgctgctgtggctgaatGCGGTAACAGAGGACTCCATCCATGAGGAGATCGAGTTAGAAAGAGAAGACAGCAACACAAGCTTATCTAAAGCAGACATGTTTGATTTAGCAA ATGTGCTTCTCCTGGTTGCGGCAGCCATAGGCCAGCTCGCCCTCTCCTACTTCTCTCTGGTGGCAGCCCTAGCTGTGGGGACCCAAGGGCCTCTGGGGGAGTTAGACCTGTCCTACTCCCTCCTCAGCCTCATGGAGCTCATCctgcagaacatcttcatcattaAAGGCCTCCACAGGCACCCAAAGCTCCTTGCCAAGAAGGAGCGGAGCAGCATATTCAAG CCAAAGAAAAAGGTCATTGTGCCAGTAGAAGATAAGGGGAAGACTGATATTTCAGTGCTGGATGCATCAGCACCCCCTGTTGTTCAAGCGCATGCTGAGAAAAAGTCCTGGACCAAAAGAGTGATAGAAGAAATCTGTGCTTTCCTCATCCTATCTAATACCATG CTGTGGGTCATCCCTGCGTTTGGAGTCCACCCTCAGTTTGAGAACGGTGTGGGGAAACAGTTTTCACTGACTATATGA
- the LOC121911236 gene encoding proton channel OTOP3-like isoform X1, protein MLILSADLLLWLNAVTEDSIHEEIELEREDSNTSLSKADMFDLANVLLLVAAAIGQLALSYFSLVAALAVGTQGPLGELDLSYSLLSLMELILQNIFIIKGLHRHPKLLAKKERSSIFKPKKKVIVPVEDKGKTDISVLDASAPPVVQAHAEKKSWTKRVIEEICAFLILSNTMVMSCLSADLKRNICIFKNVCNTSTFPPLPAVGHPCVWSPPSV, encoded by the exons ATGTTGATCCTCTCTGCTGAcctgctgctgtggctgaatGCGGTAACAGAGGACTCCATCCATGAGGAGATCGAGTTAGAAAGAGAAGACAGCAACACAAGCTTATCTAAAGCAGACATGTTTGATTTAGCAA ATGTGCTTCTCCTGGTTGCGGCAGCCATAGGCCAGCTCGCCCTCTCCTACTTCTCTCTGGTGGCAGCCCTAGCTGTGGGGACCCAAGGGCCTCTGGGGGAGTTAGACCTGTCCTACTCCCTCCTCAGCCTCATGGAGCTCATCctgcagaacatcttcatcattaAAGGCCTCCACAGGCACCCAAAGCTCCTTGCCAAGAAGGAGCGGAGCAGCATATTCAAG CCAAAGAAAAAGGTCATTGTGCCAGTAGAAGATAAGGGGAAGACTGATATTTCAGTGCTGGATGCATCAGCACCCCCTGTTGTTCAAGCGCATGCTGAGAAAAAGTCCTGGACCAAAAGAGTGATAGAAGAAATCTGTGCTTTCCTCATCCTATCTAATACCATGGTAATGTCATGCTTATCAgctgatttaaaaagaaacatttgcattttcaaaaatgtctgtAACACATCGACGTTCCCTCCTCTTCCAGCTGTGGGTCATCCCTGCGTTTGGAGTCCACCCTCAGTTTGA